Proteins from a single region of Bradyrhizobium diazoefficiens:
- a CDS encoding branched-chain amino acid ABC transporter permease yields the protein MIFALFACAFNLVAGYGRLVSFGHSMFLGSAGYVCGHAAKVWGLSPELAILAGTATAAMLGFVTGWLAIRRSGIYFAMVTLAFAQMVYFVALQAPFTGGEDGLQAIPRGRLFGLMDLSQPANLYAFVLVIFLGGFFLIMRLVGSPFGRVLKAISDHDARAQSLGFETNRYKLAAFVLSAALAGLAGSTKAIVSQLASLTDVHWSMSGEVLLMTFLGGVGTLYGPLVGAFVVVAMQNYLAAFGQWVTVIHGLIFVLCVLAFRRGIVGELIELWHRLRRTPAATPAVLHKVAVAPQE from the coding sequence ATGATCTTTGCGCTGTTTGCCTGCGCCTTCAACCTGGTCGCCGGCTATGGGCGGCTCGTCTCCTTCGGCCACTCGATGTTCCTGGGGTCGGCCGGCTATGTCTGCGGCCACGCCGCGAAGGTCTGGGGGTTGTCCCCCGAACTTGCGATTCTGGCCGGAACCGCAACGGCGGCGATGCTCGGCTTCGTCACCGGCTGGCTCGCCATCCGCCGTAGCGGCATCTACTTTGCCATGGTGACGCTCGCCTTCGCGCAGATGGTCTATTTCGTCGCGCTGCAAGCGCCCTTCACTGGCGGCGAGGACGGGCTTCAGGCGATTCCACGTGGCAGGCTGTTCGGCCTGATGGACCTGTCGCAGCCCGCTAACCTCTACGCCTTCGTGCTGGTGATATTCCTCGGCGGCTTCTTCCTGATCATGCGCCTGGTGGGTTCGCCGTTCGGGCGTGTGCTGAAGGCGATCAGCGATCACGACGCGCGCGCCCAGTCGCTCGGCTTTGAGACCAACCGCTACAAGCTCGCTGCCTTCGTGCTTTCGGCAGCGCTGGCGGGGCTTGCTGGTTCGACCAAGGCGATCGTCAGCCAACTCGCCAGCTTGACCGACGTGCACTGGTCGATGTCCGGCGAAGTGCTGCTGATGACGTTTCTAGGCGGCGTCGGCACGCTGTACGGCCCGCTGGTCGGCGCCTTCGTCGTCGTCGCCATGCAGAACTATCTCGCGGCATTCGGACAATGGGTGACCGTCATTCACGGCCTGATCTTCGTCCTCTGCGTGCTCGCCTTCCGCCGCGGCATCGTCGGCGAGCTGATCGAATTATGGCATCGCCTGCGCCGAACACCGGCGGCCACACCCGCCGTGCTCCACAAGGTGGCTGTCGCGCCACAGGAATGA